The sequence cggacgaaCGGCTCGCGGCGCCGGGATCTGCGGGCTGCGACGAGATGCGCGGCCGGTGGTGGGATGCACACGCAGGCGTCGGGATCTGCGGGCGCGAGCGCGGGTGGCGCCGGGATCTGCGGGCCCGAATGGAGGCGAGATGCGAGGGCGGCGACGGCTAGTGCGGCATGAGCGGgtgcagcgggggcgccggcggcgctgccagCGGGCCTTGCGCGGGCGGCGGTGTAAATCGGGAGGGGGTCAGGGGAAGCGGGAGGTAGGGGATGACGGAAAACGGGTGGCCTCGTGGTGGGTGGAAATCATGTGTGGACCCCGGCAGGGGTAGGATGGAATCTAAGTTAAAAGTCCCAAAAAAATCATCAGGAGGGAATTCTCAATTTTTAGCCTCTAACAGATTTTTAGTCCAAAAAGTCCATCCTATTTGGGTTTTTAGCCCAAAAATCTCTGAAACCAAACAGGGTCTGAGGCGAACTTTGAGGCGAACTTATAAAGGACGACGACCTCACCGTCGTCCGTGCTCATCGCGGATGCTATGACTCTCCGCCATCACAAGCTCGGCACGACGGCACCGCCGCCGGGGGCCGTACGTGCGGAGGAGGCGGAACGGAAGGGTGCGGCAGGAGTCGCTGCGGTGACTGGCAAGCCGCCTGGTCGGGAAACCAATCCCCCGGCGGCCTCATCTGACCCGCCTAGGCAGAGCCCTCCGACGCCGACAGGCTGATATTGACCATTTTTTTGAagtaataaaaaattaaaaatctaCCAGACGGGCCGGCCAGTAGAAAAAAATTGGACGAGGACGGCTCCTAagtctttaatttttttttcactggATGGGGCCAACGAAGGGGCCTCGGTTCCACCCCCGCTGGGACGGACTGGAGCGCAGCCACGGAGGGGCCTGCGTCCAGGGAGGTGCAGGGCTCCCCACCGGCCGGCTGGCTCCCCACCGGCCGAGCCCCGGCCGGCTGGCTCCCCACCGTTCGAGCCCCGGCCACTGCGCTACAAGCGCGTCTGCTCCTAAGTCTTTAAATAACCGTGGCCTTTGCCCTCCAGAAGACGGCAAGGGGATTCGAGCCAACTCGAGGCAATCCCACCATCCGAGGCCTCACCTCTGATctccatcctcctcctcgccgccctcccCGTTGTTAGCTGCTCCGATGGCTGACCTCAACGACGCCCCCCGGTTCGCGCTCTGCGTGGCGCTCGGCGTCTCCCTCATCATCAAGCCGCTGCTCGAGTCCCTCCGTGGGGCCGACCCGCCGCCCGGCTCCGCcgtccacgccgccgtcgccgtcgtcctcgtGCTCCTCCCGTTCGCCTACCTCGCGAGCATCGTGCTCCTCCAGCTCCGGCTCGCCCCGCCGGACCCGGCGCAGCAGGCCAGGCGGTTCGCCTGCCTCGCCTGCACCTTGGTCTCCGCGCtgctcgtcgtcctcgccgtgCCCCTCGTCGCGTTCTGGCTCGTTGCCGACGGCGGTGGCCAG comes from Panicum virgatum strain AP13 chromosome 4K, P.virgatum_v5, whole genome shotgun sequence and encodes:
- the LOC120702923 gene encoding uncharacterized protein LOC120702923, which produces MADLNDAPRFALCVALGVSLIIKPLLESLRGADPPPGSAVHAAVAVVLVLLPFAYLASIVLLQLRLAPPDPAQQARRFACLACTLVSALLVVLAVPLVAFWLVADGGGQ